In Pleuronectes platessa chromosome 4, fPlePla1.1, whole genome shotgun sequence, the following proteins share a genomic window:
- the LOC128438967 gene encoding selenocysteine insertion sequence-binding protein 2, translating to MEKPFDPEPQRRPMKEPAESHTASSPRLILPNPYVSGHISKGNPAGLSPKAARRGDVPRNHGYNNSRRVGDTSDDLLWRDRSTRDPQAKASRSNNGSSGQSRVMDKSTTDAQRRGFRGTRSATNSAGTSKPAQTNLVPFEVKMADFPELAGFPPSRAPPSLLQKERWGPVPPPVSPQTQPPASTWKSGRRRSPTRPDRQQKDINVKPDPPAIPADQPGVASWANVASQPPKKIVLIEEKTITSSRKQMEENAAAQEEGTAGKKRRKKKKKRAKGADEEEEVEFEELTIYQEPPKFEDEEEFPGLTPALTRTDRFLSSSNAAKLCNEENQRIGGQHLAADQNKEKSNTAKTQSTETTKKGQVSGKKSKVPVQLDIGNMLAALEKKQQSQKAKQDAKPVILSVGGGLPVVQKQGSIQKKPPWQQGQVAHNPLDSTCPLVKKGKQREVPKAKKPTPLKKVILKEREERKHKRLLEERGLVSEDELKPVTDADEEQCDINITDEVGSPTEDLDDQSELIGTNLVVSECEEENEKEETVEQQTTSPVPCAVSRPKIHSRKFRDYCSQMLSKDVDECVTTLLKELVRFQDRLYQKDPMKARMKRRIVMGLREVLKHLKLRKVKCVVISPNCERIQAKGGLDEALHNIIDTCREQGVPFVFGLSRKALGRCVNKAVPVSLVGIFNYDGAQDHYHKMIELSSEARRAYEVMVSSLEQSDQAEAEQAANSEEELQISSMAGEAEPSPERTHPEDPEYITIWKKMLQKEYNHKYLNFEEQLSSLCLDSECTENPEEDVKS from the exons ATGGAGAAG cCTTTTGACCCTGAACCCCAGAGGAGACCGATGAAGGAGCCTGCTGAGTCTCACACAGCTTCATCGCCCCGTCTGATTTTACCAAATCCTTATGTGTCTGGCCATATTTCAAAGGG GAACCCCGCAGGTCTGAGCCCAAAGGCagcaagaagaggagacgtcCCAAGGAATCATGGCTACAACAACAGTCGGCGTGTTGGAGACACCAGTGATGATTTGCTATGGAGAGACAGGTCTACACGGGATCCACAAGCAAAG GCATCAAGAAGCAACAATGGTTCCTCAGGTCAAAGCAGAGTCATGGACAAGAGCACAACGGATGCACAGAGAAGAG GTTTTAGAGGAACCAGATCTGCCACGAACTCTGCAGGGACGTCAAAACCAGCACAGACCAACTTGGTCCCATTTGAAGTGAAGATGGCGGATTTCCCAGAGCTGGCTGGTTTTCCACCAAGCAGAGCACCCCCCTCTCTTCTTCAGAAAGAGCGCTGGGGTCCAGTTCCTCCGCCCGTGAGCCCTCAAACGCAACCGCCTGCATCTACCTGGAAG TCTGGCAGGAGACGATCCCCAACACGGCCTGATCGCCAACAAAAAGACATCAATGTAAAACCAGATCCCCCTGCCATCCCAGCAG ATCAGCCAGGTGTGGCATCCTGGGCTAATGTCGCCTCTCAGCCTCCGAAGAAAATCGTCCTCATAGAAGAAAAGACAATCACTAGCAGCCGCAAGCAG ATGGAGGAAAACGCGGCAGCGCAGGAGGAGGGCACTGCTGGGAAGAAGAGGcgcaagaaaaagaagaagagagctAAAGGtgctgatgaagaggaagaagtggagTTTGAAGAGCTTACAATTTATCAGGAGCCTCCAAAGTTTGAG gatgaagaggagtttcCAGGTTTGACTCCTGCTCTGACTCGGACCGACAGATTCTTAAGCAGCAGCAATGCAGCTAAGCTATGCAACGAG GAAAACCAAAGAATTGGAGGTCAGCACCTGGCTGCTGACCAGAACAAGGAAAAGTCTAATACAGCAAagactcagtccacagagacCACTAAGAAAGGACAG GTGTCTGGGAAGAAAAGCAAAGTTCCTGTTCAGCTGGACATCGGGAACATGTTGGCCGCCCTGGAAAAGAAGCAGCAATCTCAAAAAGCCAAGCAAGATGCCAAACCTGTCATTCTCTCAG TTGGCGGGGGACTACCTGTTGTCCAGAAGCAGGGGTCCATCCAGAAGAAGCCGCCCTGGCAGCAGGGTCAGGTCGCACACAATCCTCTGGACTCCACCTGCCCACTGGTGAAGAAAGGAAAGCAGAGAGAGGTGCCCAAAGCCAAGAAACCCACTCCTCTCAAAAAG GTCATTTTGAaggaaagggaggagaggaagcacaAGCgtctgctggaggagagaggtctGGTTTCTGAGGATGAGCTCAAACCTGTTACTGATGCAGATGAAGAGCAGTGCGACATAAACATCACAG ATGAGGTCGGGAGTCCTACAGAGGATCTGGACGATCAGTCTGAATTGATTGGCACAAACCTGGTGGTGAGCgaatgtgaagaggagaatgaaAAGGAGGAAACAGTCGAGCAGCAAACCACCTCACCTGTGCCCTGCGCAGTCAGTCGGCCCAAAATCCACAGCAGGAAGTTCAGAGA CTACTGCAGCCAGATGCTGAGCAAAGATGTGGATGAGTGTGTGACGAcgctgctgaaggagctggtccGGTTCCAGGACCGCCTGTACCAGAAGGACCCGATGAAGGCCCGCATGAAGAGACGCATCGTGATGGGGCTCCGGGAGGTCCTGAAGCACCTCAAGCTCAGGAAGGTCAAATGCGTCGTCATCTCCCCAAACTGTGAACGCATCCAAGCCAAAG GCGGCCTGGACGAGGCGCTGCACAACATCATCGACACGTGTCGTGAGCAGGGGGTTCCCTTTGTGTTTGGGCTCTCCAGGAAAGCTTTGGGTCGCTGCGTCAACAAGGCGGTGCCAGTCAGCCTGGTGGGCATCTTCAACTATGATGGTGCACAG GACCACTACCACAAGATGATCGAGTTGTCGTCTGAGGCCCGGAGAGCTTATGAGGTGATGGTTTCAAGTCTGGAGCAGAGCGACCAGGCCGAGGCCGAACAGGCAGCGAACAGTGAGGAAGAGCTGCAGATCAGCAGCATGGCTGGGGAGGCTGAGCCCAGTCCTGAGAGAACACATCCAGAGGACCCAGAATAca TAACGATTTGGAAGAAGATGTTGCAGAAGGAGTACAACCACAAATATTTGAACTTTGAGGAGCAGCTCAGCTCCTTGTGTTTGGACAGTGAATGTACAGAAAACCCTGAAGAAGATGTGAAGAGTTGA
- the mfsd10 gene encoding major facilitator superfamily domain-containing protein 10 — MMSDVKPAEEDGGAFSSKIIKVVFVILLLDLLGFTLILPLLPSILDHYAQTGDVVYQSLQSIVDWFRDVVGIPMEKKYNSVLFGGLIGSLFSLLQFLSSPLTGALSDRHGRRPLLILTTVGLISSYAVWAVSRSFSMFLLFRVIGGICKGNVSLCTAIVADLPCPKARNRGMAMIGVAFSLGFTVGPLMGAYFALRSRTTGSVFYLAPALLALAFSVADVLFIWLMLPETLTKDVKASSSGLGDSRNLLNPLSLFRFSAVTQTKDPPSKERMQRLQVLGLVYFCYLFLFSGLEFTLSFLTHQRFQFTSMQQGKMFFFIGVIMALIQGGYARRIKPGQHIKAVRVAIITLIPAFILIGLSWNMIMLYVGLAFYAFAAAIVVPCLSTLVSDHGSASQKGTVMGILRSLGALARALGPVVSSSVYWISGAQTCFLITSASFIVPLVLLSRAARQKEE; from the exons ATGATGTCGGACGTTAAACCAGCTGAAGAGGACGGCGGCGCGTTCTCCTCAAAGATCATCAAGGTGGTGTTTGTCATCCTGCTGCTGGACCTGCTGGGATTCACCTTGATTCTCCCTCTGCTGCCCTCCATTCTGGATCACTACGCACAAACAGGG GATGTTGTGTACCAGTCTCTGCAGAGCATTGTGGACTGGTTCAGGGACGTGGTTGGGATTCCTATGGAGAAGAAATACAACAGTGTCCTGTTTGGAG GTCTGATCGGATCCCTGTTTTCGCTGCTGCAGTTCCTGTCATCACCATTAACAGGCGCTCTGTCAGACCGTCATGGCAGACGACCCCTGCTCATACTTACCACA GTGGGGCTGATTTCCTCCTATGCCGTGTGGGCAGTTTCCCGGAGCTTCAGCATGTTCCTTTTGTTCCGGGTGATTGGGGGAATCTGCAAGGGTAACGTCAGCCTCTGCACCGCCATCGTGGCCGACTTGCCTTGCCCCAAAGCACGCAACAGAGGAATG GCCATGATTGGTGTCGCCTTCTCCTTGGGCTTCACCGTGGGGCCTCTGATGGGCGCCTACTTCGCCCTCAGGTCCAGAACCACAGGAAGTGTCTTCTACCTCGCTCCAGCTCTGCTCGCCTTGGCCTTCAGTGTGGCTGATGTGCTCTTTATCTGGCTCATGCTGCCGGAGACGCTCACGAAGGACGTCAAG GCTTCGTCTTCAGGGCTCGGGGACTCCAGGAACCTCCTGAACCCGTTATCTTTGTTCCGTTTTTCAGCTGTTACCCAGACAAAAGATCCCCCTTCAAAAGAGA GAATGCAGAGGCTTCAAGTGCTGGGCCTCGTTTACTTCTGCTACCTCTTCCTGTTCTCTGGTCTGGAGTTCACGCTGAGTTTTCTGACTCACCAGCGCTTCCAGTTCACAAG TATGCAGCAGGGAAAGATGTTCTTCTTCATTGGCGTCATCATGGCTTTGATTCAGGGGGGATACGCTCGTAGAATAAAACCCGGGCAACATATCAAAGCAGTCCGTGTG GCAATAATCACACTAATTCCAGCATTTATCCTCATCGGGTTATCATGGAATATGATCATGCTGTACGTGGGCTTGGCCTTCTACGCGTTTG CGGCTGCGATAGTAGTTCCCTGCTTGTCGACGCTTGTTTCTGACCACG GCTCGGCCAGTCAGAAAGGCACAGTGATGGGGATCCTGCGTAGCTTGGGCGCCTTGGCCAGAGCTCTGGGACCAGTCGTATCATCGTCTG TTTACTGGATATCTGGAGCACAGACCTGTTTCCTCATCACGTCGGCCTCTTTCATCGTCCCACTCGTCCTCCTGAGCAGAGCCGCGAGGCAGAAGGAGGAGTGA